Proteins from a genomic interval of Longimicrobium terrae:
- a CDS encoding LysR family transcriptional regulator, with the protein MMDVTDGVPEFVAVVEARGFRAAGRQLGVSGTALSKTLRQLEQRLGVTLLLRTTRSIRLTEAGETFYAAARQALDGLRAAAEAVGELADEPRGAIRLNISSGAEGFIRGPALAGFLEAYPRIQLDIIVDEDVSDILAAGYDAGIRLGEVIEQDMIAVPASGPQRLVVVGSPAYLARHGRPEHPRDLAAHACINWRPGPNAPPYRWEFTEPGGGDFSVAVPARAVANDFPLMMRLVTAGLGLTIGMGDGVQPYLERGEVTAVLEKYCPPFPGYYLYYPQRRQSSPALRAFIDYLLRIRQAG; encoded by the coding sequence ATGATGGATGTGACGGACGGCGTGCCGGAGTTCGTCGCCGTGGTGGAAGCCCGGGGGTTCCGCGCCGCGGGACGGCAGCTGGGGGTGAGCGGGACGGCGCTGAGCAAGACGCTGCGGCAGCTGGAGCAGCGTCTGGGCGTGACGCTTCTGCTGCGCACTACGCGCAGCATCCGGCTCACGGAGGCGGGGGAAACGTTCTACGCCGCGGCGCGCCAGGCGCTGGACGGGCTGCGCGCCGCCGCGGAGGCGGTGGGGGAACTGGCGGATGAACCGCGGGGCGCGATCCGGCTGAACATCAGCAGCGGCGCGGAGGGGTTCATCCGCGGACCGGCGCTGGCGGGATTCCTGGAAGCGTATCCCCGGATCCAGCTCGACATCATCGTGGACGAGGACGTCAGCGACATCCTGGCGGCCGGCTACGACGCCGGCATCAGGCTGGGCGAGGTGATCGAGCAGGACATGATCGCCGTGCCCGCGTCCGGCCCGCAGCGGCTGGTGGTGGTGGGGTCGCCGGCGTACCTGGCGCGGCACGGCAGGCCGGAACACCCGCGCGACCTGGCCGCGCACGCCTGCATCAACTGGCGGCCGGGCCCGAATGCTCCGCCCTATCGCTGGGAGTTCACGGAGCCCGGCGGCGGCGACTTCTCTGTCGCGGTCCCGGCGCGGGCGGTCGCCAACGACTTCCCGCTGATGATGCGGCTGGTGACGGCGGGCCTGGGACTGACCATCGGGATGGGGGACGGCGTGCAGCCGTACCTGGAGCGCGGGGAAGTGACGGCGGTGCTGGAGAAGTACTGCCCGCCGTTTCCGGGCTACTACTTGTACTATCCACAGCGGCGGCAATCCTCTCCCGCCCTGCGCGCGTTCATCGACTACCTGCTCCGTATCCGGCAGGCGGGCTGA
- a CDS encoding SDR family oxidoreductase produces MSSSIEGKVVVITGASSGMGEAAARHLSAHGAAVVLGARRIGRLRALVEEITAAGGKALAVETDVTDRGQVQHLVNAAVETYGRIDVLINNAGVMPLSPMDRLKVDEWDQMIDVNLKGVLYGIAAALPPMMEQKSGHIINLSSVAGHKLFGGSAVYSATKFGVRALSEGLRQEVKAYNIRTTIISPGAVKTELLDHISETDIQKANQDYVGQVGVPADSFARIVAFAISQPEELDINEILFRPTSQEL; encoded by the coding sequence ATGAGCAGCAGCATTGAAGGAAAGGTCGTCGTGATCACGGGCGCCAGCAGCGGGATGGGAGAGGCGGCTGCCCGGCATCTGTCCGCGCATGGCGCCGCCGTCGTGCTGGGCGCGCGCCGCATCGGCCGCCTGCGGGCGCTGGTGGAGGAGATTACGGCCGCCGGAGGAAAGGCGCTCGCGGTGGAGACTGACGTCACGGACCGCGGCCAGGTGCAGCACCTGGTGAACGCGGCCGTCGAGACGTACGGGCGCATCGACGTCCTCATCAACAACGCCGGCGTCATGCCGCTCTCGCCCATGGACCGGCTGAAGGTGGACGAATGGGACCAGATGATCGACGTCAATCTCAAGGGCGTGCTGTACGGCATCGCCGCCGCGCTCCCTCCCATGATGGAGCAGAAGTCGGGGCACATCATCAACCTGTCGTCGGTCGCCGGCCACAAGCTGTTCGGCGGCTCCGCGGTCTACTCGGCGACCAAGTTCGGCGTGCGGGCGCTGTCCGAGGGGCTGCGGCAGGAAGTAAAGGCCTACAACATCCGCACGACCATCATCTCGCCGGGCGCGGTCAAGACGGAGCTTCTGGACCACATCAGCGAGACGGACATCCAGAAGGCGAACCAGGACTACGTGGGACAGGTGGGGGTTCCCGCCGACTCCTTTGCGCGGATCGTCGCCTTTGCGATCAGCCAGCCAGAGGAACTGGACATCAACGAGATCCTGTTCCGTCCCACCAGCCAGGAGCTGTAG
- a CDS encoding MFS transporter has protein sequence MDGGSGASTERMPRAGRARGWGAVFALTLCVATLIASEFMPVSLLTPIALDLGMTEGGVGQAIAVSGIFAVMTSLGISSATRGIDRRRVLLSLAVLMLVSGAMVALAPNAAVFMAGRALLGVVIGGFWSMSAATVMRLVPADDVPRALGMLNGGNALATTVAAPLGSFLGQYIGWRGAFFAVVPLAALTLGWLFASLPPMPSDRGAGGGTVFRVFRRRQVPLGMAAVTLFFLGQFALFTYLRPFLETVTRVGVSTLSLLLLISGVAGLLGTWIIGRMLRTRLYSLLIAMPLGMGAIAVALTMFGASPVAVGVLLAGWGLIGTAAPVGWWTWLSKVLPDDAEAGGGLMVAVVQMAIALGATAGGFIYDRSGYESTFAVSAAALCASALVAAIGWRTARRT, from the coding sequence ATGGATGGCGGGAGCGGCGCGTCTACGGAGCGGATGCCGCGGGCCGGGCGGGCCCGCGGCTGGGGCGCCGTGTTCGCGCTCACGCTGTGCGTGGCGACGCTGATTGCGTCCGAGTTCATGCCCGTCAGCCTGCTGACGCCCATCGCCCTCGACTTGGGGATGACGGAGGGCGGCGTGGGGCAGGCGATCGCCGTCTCCGGTATCTTTGCCGTGATGACCAGCCTGGGCATCTCGTCGGCGACGCGCGGCATTGACCGGCGCCGCGTGCTGCTGTCGCTGGCCGTGCTGATGCTGGTGTCCGGCGCGATGGTGGCGCTAGCGCCCAACGCCGCCGTGTTCATGGCGGGGCGCGCGCTGCTCGGCGTGGTGATCGGCGGGTTCTGGTCGATGTCGGCCGCAACGGTCATGCGACTCGTTCCGGCGGATGACGTGCCGCGCGCGCTGGGCATGCTGAACGGCGGCAACGCGCTGGCCACGACGGTCGCCGCGCCACTGGGGAGTTTTCTGGGGCAGTACATCGGCTGGCGCGGCGCCTTCTTCGCCGTGGTTCCGCTGGCGGCGCTCACGCTGGGCTGGCTGTTCGCGAGCCTGCCGCCCATGCCGTCCGATCGCGGTGCGGGCGGCGGGACGGTGTTCCGCGTGTTTCGCCGGCGGCAGGTGCCGCTGGGGATGGCGGCGGTCACCCTCTTCTTCCTCGGGCAGTTCGCGCTCTTCACGTATCTGCGCCCGTTTCTGGAGACGGTCACGCGCGTCGGCGTATCCACGCTGTCGCTGCTTCTGCTGATCAGCGGCGTCGCGGGGCTGCTGGGCACGTGGATCATCGGCCGGATGCTGCGGACGCGGCTGTACAGCCTGCTGATCGCCATGCCGCTGGGGATGGGCGCCATCGCGGTCGCGCTCACGATGTTCGGCGCATCTCCAGTCGCCGTGGGCGTTCTGCTGGCGGGATGGGGATTGATCGGCACGGCCGCGCCGGTGGGGTGGTGGACGTGGCTGAGCAAGGTCCTTCCCGACGACGCCGAGGCCGGCGGCGGGCTGATGGTCGCCGTCGTACAGATGGCGATCGCCCTGGGCGCCACGGCGGGCGGCTTCATCTACGATCGGAGCGGATACGAAAGCACGTTCGCGGTCAGCGCGGCCGCGCTGTGCGCGTCGGCACTCGTCGCGGCGATCGGCTGGCGCACGGCGCGGCGGACATAG
- a CDS encoding VOC family protein: MKRVTGIGGIFFKANDAPALQAWYKRHLGIDVQAWGGTAFTWTDGEGQPFAGTTIWSIAPAASSQFEPGTAPFMINYRVDDLHALVAVLREEGCNVLDEIDDSEYGKFAWVIDPEGNKVELWQPPAGQ, translated from the coding sequence ATGAAGCGAGTCACTGGCATCGGCGGCATCTTCTTCAAGGCCAACGACGCTCCGGCATTGCAGGCATGGTACAAGCGGCACCTGGGCATCGACGTGCAGGCATGGGGCGGGACGGCGTTCACCTGGACCGACGGCGAGGGCCAGCCCTTTGCCGGAACGACCATCTGGTCCATTGCGCCGGCCGCGAGCAGCCAGTTCGAGCCCGGCACCGCGCCGTTCATGATCAACTACCGGGTGGATGACCTGCACGCGCTGGTCGCCGTTCTGCGCGAAGAGGGCTGCAATGTTCTCGACGAGATCGACGATTCCGAATACGGCAAGTTCGCCTGGGTCATCGATCCGGAAGGCAACAAGGTGGAACTCTGGCAGCCGCCCGCCGGCCAGTGA
- a CDS encoding LysR family transcriptional regulator — protein sequence MNSQLDGIEMFVAVVEAGGFRAAGKQLGVSGAAVSQALRRLEERLGVALVQRTTRSVRLTQAGERLYAAVRPALREVQAAIVAVGEMADRPRGMLRLNVSSAADGFLSGATLGGFLKRFPEVRLDITVSNQPADIVARGYDAGVWLGEVIDQDMITVPVSEQIRLIVVGTPGYFARHPAPAHPRDLAAHECLNWRPGSDQAPYRWEFTENGHDFSVAFEARVVTNEPVLNLRLALAGVGLALAREEVARPYIERGELVAALEEFSTPFPGFYLYYPARRQASPALRALIDYLLQLRQSR from the coding sequence ATGAACAGTCAACTGGACGGCATCGAGATGTTCGTCGCCGTGGTGGAGGCCGGGGGCTTTCGCGCGGCGGGCAAGCAGCTGGGCGTGAGCGGCGCCGCGGTGAGCCAGGCGCTGCGCCGGCTGGAGGAGCGGCTGGGCGTCGCCCTGGTGCAGCGCACCACGCGCAGCGTGCGGCTCACGCAGGCGGGCGAACGGCTGTACGCGGCCGTGCGCCCCGCGCTGCGCGAGGTGCAGGCCGCCATCGTGGCGGTGGGGGAGATGGCGGACCGTCCGCGGGGGATGCTGCGTCTGAACGTGTCGAGCGCGGCGGACGGCTTTCTGAGCGGGGCCACGCTGGGCGGCTTTCTGAAGCGCTTTCCGGAGGTGCGGCTGGACATCACCGTCAGCAACCAGCCCGCGGACATCGTGGCGCGGGGGTACGACGCGGGCGTGTGGCTGGGCGAGGTGATCGACCAGGACATGATCACCGTCCCGGTGTCGGAGCAGATCCGGCTGATCGTGGTCGGCACGCCGGGCTACTTCGCGCGGCACCCGGCGCCGGCGCACCCGCGCGACCTTGCCGCGCACGAGTGCCTCAACTGGCGGCCGGGCTCGGACCAGGCGCCGTACCGCTGGGAGTTCACCGAGAACGGGCACGACTTCTCGGTGGCGTTCGAGGCGCGCGTGGTGACCAACGAGCCGGTGCTGAACCTGCGCCTGGCGCTCGCCGGCGTGGGGCTGGCCCTGGCGCGCGAGGAAGTCGCGCGGCCGTACATTGAACGCGGCGAACTCGTCGCGGCGCTGGAGGAGTTCTCCACGCCGTTCCCCGGCTTCTATCTCTACTATCCCGCGCGCCGGCAAGCCTCCCCCGCCCTTCGCGCGCTCATCGACTACCTGCTCCAGCTGCGGCAATCGCGTTGA
- a CDS encoding aldo/keto reductase, which yields MSAYNPLITLNNGVQMPALGLGVYQSSPEDTASAVEAAIARGYRLIDTAAAYMNERQVGEGIRNSGIDRAEVFIETKVWITDYGFDATLHAFDKAVGKLGVEQLDLLILHQPLTTAFNRTLDAYRALETLLADGRVRAIGVSNFMPEQLQRLLAETAVVPAVNQIELHPYFQQAELQRVHAEHGILTQAWSPIGGITAYRPADKNAFQDPTLLEIGRAHGKSAAQVMLRWHLQAGRSAIPKSVKPARIAENFDVFDFQLSAGEMAAIDALETGVRGGPEPEDITLENYGIAIPEA from the coding sequence ATGAGCGCATACAATCCCCTGATCACGCTGAACAACGGCGTGCAGATGCCCGCGCTGGGGCTCGGCGTCTATCAGAGCAGCCCGGAGGACACGGCCAGCGCGGTGGAGGCCGCGATCGCGCGCGGGTACCGGCTGATCGACACCGCGGCGGCGTACATGAATGAGCGGCAGGTTGGCGAGGGCATCCGCAACAGCGGAATCGACCGCGCCGAGGTGTTCATCGAGACCAAGGTGTGGATCACCGACTACGGCTTTGACGCCACGCTGCACGCCTTCGACAAGGCCGTCGGCAAGCTCGGCGTGGAGCAGCTGGATCTGCTGATCCTGCATCAGCCGCTGACCACGGCGTTCAACCGCACGCTGGACGCGTACCGCGCGCTGGAAACGCTGCTGGCAGACGGCCGGGTGCGCGCCATCGGCGTAAGCAACTTCATGCCGGAGCAACTCCAGCGTCTGCTTGCGGAGACGGCCGTGGTGCCCGCGGTGAACCAGATCGAGTTGCACCCGTACTTTCAACAGGCGGAGCTGCAGCGGGTGCACGCGGAGCACGGCATTCTGACGCAGGCGTGGTCGCCCATCGGCGGAATCACCGCGTACCGGCCCGCGGACAAGAACGCGTTTCAGGATCCCACGCTGCTGGAGATCGGACGCGCGCACGGCAAGTCGGCGGCGCAGGTGATGCTGCGCTGGCACCTGCAGGCGGGGCGCTCGGCGATCCCCAAATCGGTGAAGCCGGCCCGCATCGCCGAGAACTTCGACGTCTTTGATTTCCAGCTTTCCGCCGGGGAGATGGCCGCCATCGACGCCCTGGAAACCGGCGTGCGCGGCGGGCCGGAGCCGGAGGACATCACGCTGGAGAACTACGGCATCGCGATCCCGGAGGCATGA
- a CDS encoding YceH family protein — protein MQPPLTDVEVRILGSLLEKEVTTPDNYPLSLNALAAACNQTTNREPVMRLAEDAVVEGAVALRRRYLLRQIQPAGSRVTKYEHLLAQELRLGTRELAVLGVLMLRGPQTPGELYARTARLESFADLADLEGVLESLIAREPEALVARLPRRAGQKEVRYAHLLSGEPAQTEESAPSDEREVRAHRSDAGDDRVAALERTVDALQAELAALRTEFEAFRALLQ, from the coding sequence TTGCAGCCCCCGCTTACGGACGTTGAAGTGCGGATTCTCGGCTCTCTGCTGGAGAAGGAAGTCACGACACCGGACAACTATCCGCTTTCGTTGAACGCTCTTGCGGCGGCGTGCAACCAGACCACCAACCGCGAGCCGGTCATGCGGCTGGCCGAGGACGCGGTGGTGGAGGGAGCCGTCGCGCTGCGCCGCCGGTATCTGCTGCGCCAGATTCAGCCGGCGGGCTCGCGCGTGACCAAGTACGAGCATCTGCTGGCCCAGGAGCTCAGGCTGGGAACGCGCGAACTGGCGGTGCTGGGCGTGCTCATGCTGCGCGGGCCGCAGACGCCGGGCGAGCTGTACGCGCGCACCGCGCGGCTGGAATCGTTCGCGGACCTGGCGGATCTGGAGGGCGTGCTGGAGTCGCTGATCGCGCGGGAGCCGGAGGCGCTGGTGGCGCGGCTTCCGCGGCGTGCGGGGCAGAAGGAAGTCCGCTACGCGCACCTGCTGAGCGGCGAGCCCGCACAGACCGAAGAGTCCGCGCCGTCCGATGAGCGCGAGGTCCGCGCTCACCGTTCCGATGCCGGCGATGATCGCGTCGCGGCGCTGGAGCGGACGGTGGATGCACTTCAGGCGGAACTCGCGGCGCTGCGGACGGAGTTCGAGGCGTTCCGCGCGCTGCTGCAATAA
- a CDS encoding DNA alkylation repair protein, protein MSSAADAQGLLERLASTKPNNTQIRAIAKEHGKNAEVAAHLWNSGGFSARMLSYLMLELKAVDAPYIGRLLSDIEAVADAREQSQLLDWLIANVIMKKAALKAETAEWISGPSAVRQRVYWSVQARSIQAENHDHNERLLQHIERELPSAGPLQWNMNWCAAQIGIADERLRARCIALGERLGLYRDYPVSKGCTSPFLPIWIGAVVGKQARAE, encoded by the coding sequence ATGAGTTCTGCCGCCGACGCACAGGGTCTCCTGGAGCGGCTCGCCAGCACGAAGCCCAACAACACGCAGATCAGGGCGATCGCCAAGGAGCACGGCAAGAACGCGGAGGTTGCGGCTCACCTGTGGAACAGCGGCGGATTCAGCGCCCGCATGCTGTCGTATCTGATGCTGGAGCTGAAGGCGGTCGACGCTCCGTACATCGGCCGGCTCCTCTCGGACATCGAAGCCGTCGCCGACGCCAGGGAGCAGTCGCAGCTGCTGGACTGGCTGATCGCGAACGTCATCATGAAAAAGGCGGCGCTCAAGGCCGAAACCGCCGAATGGATCTCCGGCCCGTCGGCGGTCCGGCAGCGGGTGTACTGGTCGGTGCAGGCGCGCTCCATCCAGGCGGAAAATCACGACCACAATGAGCGTTTGCTGCAGCATATCGAGCGGGAACTGCCCTCCGCCGGGCCGCTGCAATGGAACATGAACTGGTGCGCCGCGCAGATCGGCATCGCGGACGAGCGGCTGCGCGCCCGCTGCATCGCGCTGGGCGAACGGCTGGGCCTGTACCGGGACTACCCCGTTTCCAAGGGATGCACGTCGCCCTTTCTGCCCATCTGGATCGGCGCCGTGGTGGGCAAGCAGGCGCGCGCGGAGTGA
- a CDS encoding NAD(P)/FAD-dependent oxidoreductase gives MSARVDVLVVGAGLAGLECARRLGESGASVLLADRKPAVDHAVHTTGIFVRRTLESFALPDDCLGPPVRRVALYSPRGRSMTLQSPHDEYRVGRMGPLYRRALDDCLRAGVEWAPSTSLAALEPDAGGSVATLERGGRRERLPVRFVVGADGAVSRVGAALGLDENRVWIVGVEEVFRGVSTGHEPAFHCWIDPEVAPGYIAWVVDDGEEVHVGVGGYASRFRPAEALRRFQARVAPRFGLAGAIPCERRGGRIPVGGVLPRIACARGLLTGDAAGAVSPLTAGGLDPCLRLSSVAAEVTADFLATGDESALARYDGATLRARFHTRLVIRRMLAAVRSPAAAELACAALRLPPFRAVAQHVFFGRGSFPDVAPRRDAAVPAIALHPLRPA, from the coding sequence ATGAGCGCGCGCGTGGACGTGCTCGTCGTGGGCGCGGGGCTGGCGGGATTGGAGTGCGCCCGCCGCTTGGGCGAGTCCGGCGCGAGTGTGCTGCTGGCCGACCGCAAACCCGCCGTGGACCACGCGGTGCACACGACCGGCATCTTCGTGCGCCGCACGCTGGAAAGCTTTGCGCTCCCGGACGACTGCCTGGGACCGCCGGTGCGGCGTGTGGCGCTCTACTCGCCGCGCGGCCGGTCGATGACGCTGCAGAGCCCGCATGACGAGTACCGCGTGGGCCGCATGGGTCCGCTGTACCGCCGCGCGCTGGACGACTGCCTGCGCGCGGGCGTGGAGTGGGCGCCCTCCACCAGCCTGGCCGCGCTGGAGCCGGACGCCGGGGGCTCGGTCGCGACGCTGGAGCGCGGCGGGCGGCGGGAAAGGCTCCCCGTGCGCTTCGTCGTGGGCGCGGACGGCGCGGTGTCGCGCGTGGGCGCCGCGCTGGGGCTGGATGAGAACCGCGTGTGGATCGTGGGTGTGGAGGAGGTGTTCCGCGGCGTGAGCACCGGGCACGAACCGGCCTTTCACTGCTGGATCGATCCCGAGGTGGCGCCCGGCTACATCGCCTGGGTGGTGGATGACGGCGAGGAGGTGCACGTGGGCGTGGGCGGCTACGCATCGCGGTTCCGGCCCGCGGAGGCGCTGCGGCGCTTTCAGGCCCGCGTGGCGCCGCGCTTCGGGCTGGCGGGGGCGATTCCGTGCGAGCGGCGCGGCGGACGCATTCCGGTGGGCGGCGTGCTGCCGCGCATTGCCTGCGCGCGCGGGCTGCTGACGGGCGACGCGGCGGGCGCTGTCTCGCCGCTGACGGCGGGCGGGCTGGACCCGTGCCTTCGCCTGTCCTCCGTGGCCGCCGAGGTGACGGCCGACTTCCTGGCCACGGGCGATGAATCCGCGCTGGCCCGGTACGACGGCGCCACCCTGCGCGCCCGGTTCCACACGCGCCTCGTCATCCGGCGCATGCTGGCGGCGGTGCGCTCGCCCGCCGCGGCCGAACTGGCCTGCGCGGCGCTCCGTCTTCCGCCGTTCCGCGCCGTGGCGCAGCACGTGTTCTTTGGCCGCGGATCCTTTCCCGACGTCGCGCCCCGGCGTGACGCGGCGGTTCCGGCCATCGCCCTCCATCCATTGCGGCCTGCGTGA
- a CDS encoding RHS repeat-associated core domain-containing protein, whose translation MWTETLDASISRSYYPGGALRTDSIQMRAYAGLDYSKHVYGLEYRYDQAGRVRTLFHPSNLSGVAQADSFAYDAVTGEMTYARSRQGYAYGFVYAILGLSYPGGGGERTTYDVAGRRLTRTDSLSSGAHLEYDQFQYDARGKAIYIDGAVAGGASTFRNWYSGLGNLVATDWRNAGANGSNAELMAVDAMGSQVHRRTTGDQSADEPEFVTRYAAGTGRVAMIRRLPSTNPSAPLRSDSTYRTYDGAGNVVWAHRKTAEIDWHSYGNSSATNTRNWYDAAGQLRALQTLDDAVTQPSAGTPSYTYGGLYSEYRYDALGRRIMERTRRETAICVATPTEPCVSTITRFVWSGDQLLWELRAPGQSAADPDAVTGSGDHYGQVSYFHAGGIDKPLLITKENVGSLVPRDTWRGLFHAGTSPTTGMRGDCTGASPTGCIWAPWPGWQTTASHAQTGTAPVVQAWFGGLVDGMRDASGQMYMRNRYYDPATSQFTQTDPIGLAGGLNSYGFAAGDPVGYSDPYGLCPDATGMGSLQCAMQDVVGAIQAAPGMIARGAGRILRGLGWTARTSVRVTIGNPIVQEVGMQLATDGAINVVRAGRLGGKLIHIADEMIVVRGGTGPIPGPGEVFSGAFGSTLDEAAAAVPHGTIQATTAGEIRAAGGTVTHAPEMTRGGVLNERHVDICKGSGPCPFGQQTPNPIPKKGRIQ comes from the coding sequence GTGTGGACGGAGACCCTGGATGCCTCGATAAGCCGGAGCTACTACCCGGGCGGCGCGCTCCGGACGGACAGCATCCAGATGCGCGCGTACGCGGGGCTGGACTACAGCAAGCACGTGTACGGGCTGGAGTACCGGTACGATCAGGCGGGGCGGGTGAGGACACTGTTCCATCCGTCCAACCTCTCGGGGGTGGCGCAGGCGGACAGCTTCGCGTACGACGCAGTCACGGGGGAGATGACGTACGCGCGGAGCCGGCAGGGCTATGCGTACGGCTTTGTGTACGCAATCCTGGGCCTGTCGTACCCGGGCGGCGGCGGAGAGCGGACCACGTACGACGTGGCGGGCCGGCGGCTCACGCGTACGGACTCGCTCTCCAGCGGCGCCCACCTGGAGTATGATCAGTTCCAGTACGATGCGCGCGGGAAGGCGATCTACATCGATGGGGCTGTAGCCGGCGGGGCGAGCACCTTCCGCAACTGGTACTCGGGGCTGGGCAACCTGGTGGCGACGGACTGGCGGAACGCCGGGGCGAATGGCAGTAATGCCGAGCTGATGGCGGTGGACGCGATGGGCAGCCAGGTGCACCGGAGGACGACGGGCGACCAGTCAGCGGATGAACCCGAGTTCGTGACGAGGTATGCCGCCGGAACGGGTCGCGTGGCGATGATCCGGCGTCTGCCGTCCACCAACCCCTCCGCGCCGCTGCGCTCGGACAGCACGTACCGCACCTACGACGGGGCGGGCAACGTGGTGTGGGCCCACCGCAAGACAGCGGAGATCGACTGGCATTCGTACGGGAACTCGAGCGCGACCAACACGCGCAACTGGTACGATGCGGCTGGACAGCTGCGCGCGCTGCAGACGCTGGACGACGCGGTGACGCAGCCCTCAGCCGGTACGCCGAGCTACACGTATGGGGGGCTCTACTCGGAGTACCGGTACGATGCGCTGGGCCGGCGGATCATGGAGCGGACGCGGCGGGAGACGGCGATCTGCGTGGCGACGCCCACCGAGCCGTGTGTCAGCACGATCACGCGCTTCGTCTGGTCGGGCGACCAGCTGCTCTGGGAACTGCGCGCGCCGGGGCAGTCGGCGGCGGATCCGGACGCGGTGACGGGGAGCGGGGACCACTATGGGCAGGTCAGCTACTTTCACGCGGGCGGGATCGACAAGCCGCTGCTTATCACCAAGGAGAACGTGGGGAGCCTGGTCCCGCGCGACACTTGGCGCGGGCTGTTCCACGCGGGCACCTCGCCCACGACGGGGATGCGCGGCGACTGCACGGGCGCGAGCCCGACGGGGTGCATCTGGGCGCCTTGGCCCGGCTGGCAGACCACGGCGAGCCACGCGCAGACGGGTACGGCGCCGGTCGTGCAGGCGTGGTTTGGCGGGCTGGTGGACGGCATGCGGGACGCGAGTGGCCAGATGTACATGCGCAACCGCTACTACGACCCCGCCACCAGCCAGTTCACGCAAACGGACCCGATCGGCTTGGCGGGCGGGCTCAACAGCTATGGATTTGCGGCGGGTGACCCGGTTGGCTACTCGGACCCGTATGGGTTGTGCCCTGATGCGACGGGGATGGGTTCCCTTCAGTGCGCCATGCAGGACGTAGTCGGCGCTATACAGGCAGCACCCGGAATGATAGCTCGCGGAGCGGGGCGGATTCTTCGTGGACTGGGTTGGACCGCACGTACAAGCGTTCGCGTGACGATCGGGAATCCCATCGTTCAGGAAGTCGGAATGCAGTTAGCAACCGACGGTGCAATCAACGTCGTTCGCGCAGGCCGCCTCGGTGGAAAGTTGATCCACATCGCGGACGAAATGATCGTTGTGCGAGGTGGTACAGGTCCCATCCCTGGCCCGGGAGAGGTATTCTCAGGAGCTTTCGGTAGCACCCTTGATGAAGCCGCTGCTGCAGTTCCGCACGGCACGATCCAAGCAACCACCGCCGGCGAGATTCGGGCCGCCGGAGGCACAGTAACGCATGCGCCGGAAATGACTCGTGGGGGGGTACTCAACGAACGCCACGTCGATATTTGCAAAGGAAGCGGCCCCTGCCCCTTTGGGCAGCAGACGCCTAATCCAATCCCTAAAAAGGGCCGAATCCAATGA